The following are from one region of the Colius striatus isolate bColStr4 chromosome Z, bColStr4.1.hap1, whole genome shotgun sequence genome:
- the LOC104552416 gene encoding olfactory receptor 5J3, translated as MAHRNHTVVTEFILLGLTDNLKLQLLLFVVFLLIYLLTLVGNLGMIVLIQVDSKLHIPMYFFISSLSFLDVSYSTIIIPSTLMTFVAETKVVSYTACTAQLFLFCTAVTGECYLLAVMAYDRFMAICNPLLYSLIMSRRFCVLLVCSSCFMSCINATIQTLFIFHLSFCSSNTIDHFFCDVPAILKLSCSDTYITDLVHFTCSTVLVTSTMLLILISYIYIGVAIHKIKCPKGRCKAFSTCASHLTAVTLFYGTGSFMYLRPSSKYFVEHDKIISVFYTLAIPMLNPVIYSLRNKEVKEALRRSVARLYYALCEPYHKESGVRAGLREPETC; from the coding sequence ATGGCACACAGGAATCACACTGTGGTGACTGAATTTATCTTGTTGGGACTCACAGACAACCTAAAGTTACAGCTCCTTCTCTTCGTGGTGTTTCTACTGATCTACCTGTTGACCCTCGTGGGAAACCTGGGGATGATTGTGCTCATCCAGGTTGACTCCAAGCTCCACATTCCCATGTACTTCTTCAtcagcagcctttccttcttAGACGTCAGCTACTCCACCATCATTATCCCTAGTACACTCATGACCTTTGTGGCTGAGACAAAAGTCGTATCCTACACAGCAtgcacagctcagctcttcCTGTTCTGCACCGCAGTCACAGGGGAGTGCTACCTCCTGGCCGTGATGGCATACGACCGGTTCATGGCTATCTGCAACCCCTTGCTCTACTCCCTTATCATGTCCAGGAGGTTCTGCGTACTCCTTGTGTGCAGCTCCTGCTTCATGAGCTGCATCAATGCAACTATTCAGACGTTATTTATATTTcacctgtccttctgcagctccaACACCATTGATCACTTCTTTTGTGATGTGCCTGCCATCCTGAAGCTTTCCTGCTCTGATACTTACATCACTGACCTGGTCCATTTCACTTGTTCTACTGTGCTCGTCACCTCAACCATGCTCCTCATTCTCATCTCTTACATCTACATTGGGGTTGCCATCCACAAGATCAAATGCCCCAAAGGCAGATGCAAAGCCTTCTCCACCTGTGCTTCCCACTTGACTGCTGTCACCTTGTTCTATGGGACAGGCTCCTTCATGTACTTACGTCCCAGTTCAAAATACTTTGTGGAGCACGACAAGATCATCTCTGTGTTTTATACTCTGGCAATTCCCATGTTGAACCCTGTGATTTACAGCCTGAGGAACAAGGAAGTCAAAGAAGCCCTTAGAAGGTCAGTAGCGAGGCTGTATTATGCTCTGTGTGAACCATACCACAAAGAGTCAGGAGTCCGAGCAGGACTGAGAGAACCTGAGACCTGTTGA